Proteins encoded within one genomic window of Brassica rapa cultivar Chiifu-401-42 chromosome A09, CAAS_Brap_v3.01, whole genome shotgun sequence:
- the LOC103839913 gene encoding protein TPX2 isoform X2, translating to MMEVIERDMGTETERDTDEDMETDEPMVFEVTEIDLEYEFDAARWCDFTREESPSESRVAELWFETAESYPPSPFSIKLLMMREEVSDEKTEPLSKSEDVRDRESDIDISQDQHCLATDVNETANEMKSGVFNFIQRGGELKNVPNESLLKGPTISNHVHNDKVKCRTKSSSRQIPRGSTLMKPTASQLAKLDNSRVRMQVDKTKEKGLFSSSGSEAQASKRQKLDGGLLRKVAEKTQEMNFVHKAVKKDRTLERNLQHGRTKTTVPQEPDFATSHRANRIRQKDDAKLDQDATSVYRFKARPFNRKIFEAPSLPIRKKSTPKLPEFQIFISYQEFHLKTSERAMQHSSAVSTGNNYHKGSYKPDTKAFLDGVNREPRRPRAADIAKDDDRKHIFKARPLDNKIVSSRRDIGIFRKSKRETTVSLTQTREFSFRSQKKVQQDLPTDLFSKLSIKPELQPNNGSRLRSPQPEQGSKENRLSSFQAGNERTRTVQGGIWTTRR from the exons ATGATGGAGGTTATAGAGAGAGATATGGGGACGGAGACAGAGAGGGATacggatgaagatatggagacAGATGAGCCAATGGTGTTCGAAGTAACTGAAATCGATCTGGAGTATGAGTTTGATGCTGCTCGCTGGTGCGATTTCACTCGAGAGGAGTCTCCGTCGGAGTCTCGTGTTGCCGAACTCTGGTTCGAGACCGCTGAGTCTTACCCACCTTCTC CTTTTTCAATAAAACTGTTAATGATGAGAGAGGAGGTTTCTGATGAAAAGACGGAGCCTTTGTCAAAATCAGAAGATGTCCGGGACCGGGAGAGCGACATAGATATCTCCCAGGACCAGCATTGTCTAGCCACAGATGTGAATGAAACAG CAAATGAAATGAAGTCTGGAGTTTTTAACTTCATTCAAAGGGGTGGTGAATTAAAGAATGTTCCAAATGAGTCTTTGCTTAAAG GACCAACGATTAGCAATCACGTACACAATGATAAAGTAAAATGCAGAACAAAGTCAAGTTCTAGGCAGATACCAAGAGGTTCAACATTGATGAAGCCCACTGCTAGCCAATTGGCAAAACTAGATAATTCCAg AGTCCGTATGCAAGTGGATAAAACTAAGGAGAAAGGCTTGTTTTCTTCATCTGGATCTGAAGCACAGGCTTCTAAAAGACAGAAGCTCGATGGAGGTCTACTTCGCAAG GTTGCTGAAAAGACACAGGAGATGAATTTTGTCCACAAGGCAGTCAAGAAG GACAGAACTCTTGAGAGGAACTTACAACATGGCAGGACAAAGACTACTGTCCCACAGGAGCCTGATTTTGCAACATCACATAGAGCAAATAGAATACG GCAAAAGGACGATGCTAAGTTGGACCAGGACGCAACATCAGTATATAGATTCAAAGCACGCCCCTTCAACCGAAAA ATCTTTGAGGCTCCATCGTTGCCTATTCGGAAGAAGAGCACTCCTAAACTACCAGAGTTTCAA ATTTTTATATCTTATCAGGAATTTCACTTAAAGACCTCAGAAAGAGCTATGCAACATTCATCAGCAGTATCAACGGGGAATAATTATCATAAG GGGTCGTATAAGCCTGATACGAAAGCTTTTCTTGATGGTGTTAACAGGGAACCAAGAAG ACCCAGAGCTGCTGATATAGCTAAAGATGATGACAGAAAACACATTTTCAAAGCTCGTCCTCTTGACAATAAG ATAGTTTCAAGTAGACGAGACATTGGCATTTTCAGAAAAAGCAAGCGAGAAACCACAGTTTCCTTG ACACAAACTCGGGAGTTTAGTTTTCGCTCACAAAAGAAGGTTCAACAAGATTTGCCAACAGACCTTTTCAGTAAG CTCTCTATAAAACCGGAGCTCCAGCCAAATAATGGATCTCGGTTAAGATCCCCTCAGCCTGAACAA GGCTCCAAGGAAAATAGACTGAGCTCCTTTCAAGCAGGGAATGAA AGAACAAGGACGGTACAAGGTGGTATATGGACCACTAGGAGGTAA
- the LOC103839915 gene encoding nudix hydrolase 14, chloroplastic has product MSGFTLPARLFLAYPSRALHRLHHSKLMLYCKMSSSSSSSSLTHSITLPSQPTEPVNVAAAAGVSASDFRNAIDSSLFKNWLRNLESETGILADGTMTLKEVIIQGVDMFGERIGFLKFKADILDKESGHKVPGIVFARGPAVAVLILLESDDGETYAVLTEQVRVPTGKVVLELPAGMLDDDEGDFVGTAVREVEEEIGIKLKKEDMVDLTAFLDPSTGHRIFPSPGGCDEEMSVFLYRLQVEQETIKQLQGKETGLREHGEFIKVRLVPYRELWRKTADAKVLMSIGLYEMAQRVGLVPMH; this is encoded by the exons ATGTCTGGCTTTACCCTCCCCGCACGGTTGTTTCTCGCGTATCCCTCACGCGCTCTCCATCGTCTTCACCACTCAAAGCTTATGCTATACTGCAAAatgtcatcatcatcttcttcctcctctctcACACACTCCATCACGCTTCCGAGCCAACCCACGGAGCCTGTCAATGTCGCCGCAGCCGCGGGAGTCTCTGCCTCTGATTTCAG GAACGCGATAGATTCGTCCTTGTTCAAGAATTGGCTAAGGAACTTAGAATCAGAGACTGGAATTTTAGCTGATGGGACAATGACATTGAAGGAAGTTATCATTCAG GGTGTTGATATGTTTGGAGAAAGAATTGGCTTTCTCAAATTCAAAGCAGATATTTTGGACAAGGAGTCTGGTCACAAG GTTCCAGGTATTGTGTTTGCAAGAGGACCAGCCGTAGCTGTGCTCATTCTCTTGGAGTCTGATGATGGTGAGACTTACGCGGTTCTCACTGAGCAg GTTAGGGTTCCTACTGGGAAGGTTGTTCTGGAATTACCTGCTGGGATGTTGGATGATGATGAAGGTGATTTTGTTGGTACTGCAGTTCGTGAG GTGGAAGAGGAGATTGgtataaaactaaaaaaggaGGACATGGTTGATCTCACTGCTTTCCTTGACCCATCTACAGGCCACCGGATCTTCCCTTCTCCC GGTGGCTGTGATGAAGAGATGAGCGTGTTTCTCTACAGACTTCAAGTGGAACAAGAGACAATCAAACAGCTACAAGGCAAAGAGACAGGGCTCCGCGAACATGGCGAGTTTATCAAAGTCCGACTAGTGCCGTACAGAGAGCTCTGGCGCAAAACAGCTGATGCTAAGGTTCTTATGAGCATTGGTCTCTACGAAATGGCGCAGAGAGTGGGTCTCGTCCCCATGCACTGA
- the LOC103839913 gene encoding protein TPX2 isoform X3 codes for MMEVIERDMGTETERDTDEDMETDEPMVFEVTEIDLEYEFDAARWCDFTREESPSESRVAELWFETAESYPPSPFSIKLLMMREEVSDEKTEPLSKSEDVRDRESDIDISQDQHCLATDVNETANEMKSGVFNFIQRGGELKNVPNESLLKGPTISNHVHNDKVKCRTKSSSRQIPRGSTLMKPTASQLAKLDNSRVRMQVDKTKEKGLFSSSGSEAQASKRQKLDGGLLRKVAEKTQEMNFVHKAVKKDRTLERNLQHGRTKTTVPQEPDFATSHRANRIRQKDDAKLDQDATSVYRFKARPFNRKIFEAPSLPIRKKSTPKLPEFQEFHLKTSERAMQHSSAVSTGNNYHKGSYKPDTKAFLDGVNREPRRPRAADIAKDDDRKHIFKARPLDNKIVSSRRDIGIFRKSKRETTVSLTQTREFSFRSQKKVQQDLPTDLFSKLSIKPELQPNNGSRLRSPQPEQVKGSKENRLSSFQAGNERTRTVQGGIWTTRR; via the exons ATGATGGAGGTTATAGAGAGAGATATGGGGACGGAGACAGAGAGGGATacggatgaagatatggagacAGATGAGCCAATGGTGTTCGAAGTAACTGAAATCGATCTGGAGTATGAGTTTGATGCTGCTCGCTGGTGCGATTTCACTCGAGAGGAGTCTCCGTCGGAGTCTCGTGTTGCCGAACTCTGGTTCGAGACCGCTGAGTCTTACCCACCTTCTC CTTTTTCAATAAAACTGTTAATGATGAGAGAGGAGGTTTCTGATGAAAAGACGGAGCCTTTGTCAAAATCAGAAGATGTCCGGGACCGGGAGAGCGACATAGATATCTCCCAGGACCAGCATTGTCTAGCCACAGATGTGAATGAAACAG CAAATGAAATGAAGTCTGGAGTTTTTAACTTCATTCAAAGGGGTGGTGAATTAAAGAATGTTCCAAATGAGTCTTTGCTTAAAG GACCAACGATTAGCAATCACGTACACAATGATAAAGTAAAATGCAGAACAAAGTCAAGTTCTAGGCAGATACCAAGAGGTTCAACATTGATGAAGCCCACTGCTAGCCAATTGGCAAAACTAGATAATTCCAg AGTCCGTATGCAAGTGGATAAAACTAAGGAGAAAGGCTTGTTTTCTTCATCTGGATCTGAAGCACAGGCTTCTAAAAGACAGAAGCTCGATGGAGGTCTACTTCGCAAG GTTGCTGAAAAGACACAGGAGATGAATTTTGTCCACAAGGCAGTCAAGAAG GACAGAACTCTTGAGAGGAACTTACAACATGGCAGGACAAAGACTACTGTCCCACAGGAGCCTGATTTTGCAACATCACATAGAGCAAATAGAATACG GCAAAAGGACGATGCTAAGTTGGACCAGGACGCAACATCAGTATATAGATTCAAAGCACGCCCCTTCAACCGAAAA ATCTTTGAGGCTCCATCGTTGCCTATTCGGAAGAAGAGCACTCCTAAACTACCAGAGTTTCAA GAATTTCACTTAAAGACCTCAGAAAGAGCTATGCAACATTCATCAGCAGTATCAACGGGGAATAATTATCATAAG GGGTCGTATAAGCCTGATACGAAAGCTTTTCTTGATGGTGTTAACAGGGAACCAAGAAG ACCCAGAGCTGCTGATATAGCTAAAGATGATGACAGAAAACACATTTTCAAAGCTCGTCCTCTTGACAATAAG ATAGTTTCAAGTAGACGAGACATTGGCATTTTCAGAAAAAGCAAGCGAGAAACCACAGTTTCCTTG ACACAAACTCGGGAGTTTAGTTTTCGCTCACAAAAGAAGGTTCAACAAGATTTGCCAACAGACCTTTTCAGTAAG CTCTCTATAAAACCGGAGCTCCAGCCAAATAATGGATCTCGGTTAAGATCCCCTCAGCCTGAACAAGTAAAG GGCTCCAAGGAAAATAGACTGAGCTCCTTTCAAGCAGGGAATGAA AGAACAAGGACGGTACAAGGTGGTATATGGACCACTAGGAGGTAA
- the LOC103839913 gene encoding protein TPX2 isoform X1, which yields MMEVIERDMGTETERDTDEDMETDEPMVFEVTEIDLEYEFDAARWCDFTREESPSESRVAELWFETAESYPPSPFSIKLLMMREEVSDEKTEPLSKSEDVRDRESDIDISQDQHCLATDVNETANEMKSGVFNFIQRGGELKNVPNESLLKGPTISNHVHNDKVKCRTKSSSRQIPRGSTLMKPTASQLAKLDNSRVRMQVDKTKEKGLFSSSGSEAQASKRQKLDGGLLRKVAEKTQEMNFVHKAVKKDRTLERNLQHGRTKTTVPQEPDFATSHRANRIRQKDDAKLDQDATSVYRFKARPFNRKIFEAPSLPIRKKSTPKLPEFQIFISYQEFHLKTSERAMQHSSAVSTGNNYHKGSYKPDTKAFLDGVNREPRRPRAADIAKDDDRKHIFKARPLDNKIVSSRRDIGIFRKSKRETTVSLTQTREFSFRSQKKVQQDLPTDLFSKLSIKPELQPNNGSRLRSPQPEQVKGSKENRLSSFQAGNERTRTVQGGIWTTRR from the exons ATGATGGAGGTTATAGAGAGAGATATGGGGACGGAGACAGAGAGGGATacggatgaagatatggagacAGATGAGCCAATGGTGTTCGAAGTAACTGAAATCGATCTGGAGTATGAGTTTGATGCTGCTCGCTGGTGCGATTTCACTCGAGAGGAGTCTCCGTCGGAGTCTCGTGTTGCCGAACTCTGGTTCGAGACCGCTGAGTCTTACCCACCTTCTC CTTTTTCAATAAAACTGTTAATGATGAGAGAGGAGGTTTCTGATGAAAAGACGGAGCCTTTGTCAAAATCAGAAGATGTCCGGGACCGGGAGAGCGACATAGATATCTCCCAGGACCAGCATTGTCTAGCCACAGATGTGAATGAAACAG CAAATGAAATGAAGTCTGGAGTTTTTAACTTCATTCAAAGGGGTGGTGAATTAAAGAATGTTCCAAATGAGTCTTTGCTTAAAG GACCAACGATTAGCAATCACGTACACAATGATAAAGTAAAATGCAGAACAAAGTCAAGTTCTAGGCAGATACCAAGAGGTTCAACATTGATGAAGCCCACTGCTAGCCAATTGGCAAAACTAGATAATTCCAg AGTCCGTATGCAAGTGGATAAAACTAAGGAGAAAGGCTTGTTTTCTTCATCTGGATCTGAAGCACAGGCTTCTAAAAGACAGAAGCTCGATGGAGGTCTACTTCGCAAG GTTGCTGAAAAGACACAGGAGATGAATTTTGTCCACAAGGCAGTCAAGAAG GACAGAACTCTTGAGAGGAACTTACAACATGGCAGGACAAAGACTACTGTCCCACAGGAGCCTGATTTTGCAACATCACATAGAGCAAATAGAATACG GCAAAAGGACGATGCTAAGTTGGACCAGGACGCAACATCAGTATATAGATTCAAAGCACGCCCCTTCAACCGAAAA ATCTTTGAGGCTCCATCGTTGCCTATTCGGAAGAAGAGCACTCCTAAACTACCAGAGTTTCAA ATTTTTATATCTTATCAGGAATTTCACTTAAAGACCTCAGAAAGAGCTATGCAACATTCATCAGCAGTATCAACGGGGAATAATTATCATAAG GGGTCGTATAAGCCTGATACGAAAGCTTTTCTTGATGGTGTTAACAGGGAACCAAGAAG ACCCAGAGCTGCTGATATAGCTAAAGATGATGACAGAAAACACATTTTCAAAGCTCGTCCTCTTGACAATAAG ATAGTTTCAAGTAGACGAGACATTGGCATTTTCAGAAAAAGCAAGCGAGAAACCACAGTTTCCTTG ACACAAACTCGGGAGTTTAGTTTTCGCTCACAAAAGAAGGTTCAACAAGATTTGCCAACAGACCTTTTCAGTAAG CTCTCTATAAAACCGGAGCTCCAGCCAAATAATGGATCTCGGTTAAGATCCCCTCAGCCTGAACAAGTAAAG GGCTCCAAGGAAAATAGACTGAGCTCCTTTCAAGCAGGGAATGAA AGAACAAGGACGGTACAAGGTGGTATATGGACCACTAGGAGGTAA